The following coding sequences lie in one Phalacrocorax aristotelis chromosome 2, bGulAri2.1, whole genome shotgun sequence genomic window:
- the CCDC102B gene encoding coiled-coil domain-containing protein 102B isoform X2: MNQNMNLGSIQKLMEETQVFGTQPRQTYKLAGGCQPGGYVCDSNLPPQSFYLHSFHYPYMHRNYSSDWEIFEAVRIQELEEVKARAAQMEKTMRWWSDCTANWRERWSKVRAERNKAQEEARQLRIKLDNVVKELSMLKKTNQDLVSEKENCFLNVTAWNTEFSCSETPYVKKGLNQLTFLEQEPVKELSKINKIPGAEDTKKDVEMIRDRSNHNKKITPKPPCSFPNGVASIYLEEPKKNLDTTAKTTENDLIHISVLHLHLSELQKILQKEREMNVFLEKEMEKIENELFIWKWKYEELRQTKLEGLKQSKETEESELRIWDQTKFLTCCWRFYQDSE; the protein is encoded by the exons ATGAATCAAAACATGAATTTAGGCTCCATTCAGAAACTAATGGAAGAGACGCAGGTTTTTGGGACCCAACCAAGACAAACTTACAAATTAGCTGGAGGTTGCCAACCAGGTGGCTATGTGTGTGATTCAAATCTGCCACCTCAAAGTTTCTACCTACATTCATTTCATTATCCATATATGCACAGAAATTACAGCAGTGACTGGGAAATTTTTGAAGCAGTAAGAATTCAAGAACTGGAAGAAGTCAAAGCCAGAGCTGCCCAAATGGAGAAGACCATGCGCTGGTGGTCAGATTGTACCGCTAACTGGAGGGAGAGATGGAGCAAAGTtagagcagaaagaaataaagcccAAGAGGAAGCAAGACAATTGAGAATCAAATTAGACAATGTTGTAAAAGAACTGAGtatgcttaaaaaaacaaatcaagatCTAGTAAGTGAGaaggaaaactgttttttaaatgtaactgCTTGGAATACAGAATTCAGTTGCTCAGAAACACCTTATGTTAAAAAAGGCCTAAACCAGTTAACATTTCTGGAACAAGAACCTGTGAAAGAACTGAGCAAAATCAACAAGATTCCTGGGGCTGAAGACacaaagaag gatGTAGAGATGATCAGAGACCGAAGCAatcacaataaaaaaatcactccAAAGCCTCCCTGTTCCTTTCCCAATGGAGTTGCCAGCATCTATTTGGAGGAACCTAAAAAAAATTTGGACACTACAGCTAAGACAACAGAGAATGATTTAATACATATTTCAGTCTTGCATTTGCATTTGTCTGAGTTGCAGAAAATcttacagaaggaaagaga aaTGAATGTATTCCTcgaaaaagaaatggaaaagatagaaaatgaattatttatttggaaatggAAATATGAAGAACTGAGACAAACCAAGCTGGAAGGCCTGAAACAG